In Coccidioides posadasii str. Silveira chromosome 4, complete sequence, one genomic interval encodes:
- a CDS encoding uncharacterized protein (EggNog:ENOG410QDZ8~COG:S) translates to MAYGALVEQQMRLGFNTIKKLDFLLEAYPAACTEAFKTQNIQNSFIATELLPLLPPPPAPADLAILSHPGFFKHLATLANYTSRRITSRILWDRGLGAHLMA, encoded by the exons ATGGCATATGGGGCTCTAGTTGAACAGCAAATGCGGCTTGGATTCAATACTATTAAGAAGCTTGATTTCTTACTAGAGGCCTATCCTGCAGCGTGTACAGAGGCCTTCAAGACTCAGAACATTCAAAACAGCTTTATTGCTACTG AACTCCTACCCCTCCTACCCCCGCCCCCCGCGCCAGCAGATCTAGCAATTCTCAGTCATCCTGGGTTCTTCAAACACCTAGCAACCCTCGCCAATTACACCAGCAGGCGAATAACGTCAAGAATCTTATGGGACAGGGGCTTGGGAGCCCACCTCATGGCCTAG
- a CDS encoding uncharacterized protein (EggNog:ENOG410PK7G~COG:C~BUSCO:8634at33183), whose amino-acid sequence MPSPPQLIRVSASAARHFVQSLLQKYNVPSQNGAIVAKCLVEADLRGVDSHGINRIPSYLARIRQRVLDPSVSPVVNKITPVVTQIDAQNGFGFIAANEAMNTAIKIAQVYGIGMVSVKHSNHFGMSASFVQQAIDADMLSLVFTNSSPALPVWGGKDKLMGVSPIACGAPAGENSIPFILDMCPSIAARGKIYKALRRGDQIPLGWALDKDGLPTTDPASALKGVMLPMGGAKGSALSIMMDVFSGVLSGSAFAGHVINPHDPSEPADVGHFFVAIKPDLFMTLEEFKGRMDYLYRRAVECEKMNGVERIYYPGEIELLTAKEREREGIPYVRAEIEALNREADLVGEYHLKEFG is encoded by the coding sequence ATGCCCTCTCCGCCGCAACTTATCCGGGTTTCAGCCTCCGCGGCCCGCCACTTTGTCCAATCTCTCCTCCAGAAATATAATGTCCCCAGCCAAAACGGGGCAATAGTAGCAAAATGCCTCGTAGAGGCCGATCTCCGTGGTGTAGACTCCCACGGCATCAATCGAATCCCCTCATACCTAGCCCGTATCCGCCAGAGAGTCCTTGATCCCTCCGTCTCGCCCGTAGTCAACAAAATCACTCCCGTGGTAACCCAGATCGATGCTCAGAACGGCTTCGGCTTTATCGCGGCCAACGAAGCCATGAATACAGCTATCAAGATAGCACAAGTCTACGGAATCGGAATGGTCTCCGTAAAGCACTCCAACCACTTCGGCATGTCGGCGTCGTTCGTCCAGCAAGCCATCGATGCGGACATGCTTAGTTTAGTTTTCACCAATTCGTCTCCCGCACTACCGGTCTGGGGTGGAAAGGATAAACTTATGGGCGTATCCCCCATTGCATGTGGTGCGCCCGCCGGAGAAAACTCAATCCCTTTCATCCTCGATATGTGCCCTTCTATAGCCGCGCGGGGTAAAATATACAAAGCGCTCCGTCGCGGTGATCAAATACCGCTAGGCTGGGCTCTTGACAAAGATGGGTTGCCAACCACCGATCCCGCTTCAGCGTTGAAAGGCGTAATGCTACCTATGGGCGGAGCCAAGGGATCCGCGTTATCTATAATGATGGACGTGTTTTCTGGTGTGTTATCTGGCTCTGCGTTCGCAGGACACGTCATTAATCCGCACGACCCATCTGAACCGGCTGATGTGGGCCATTTCTTCGTAGCAATCAAGCCTGACCTATTCATGACGCTAGAGGAGTTCAAAGGGCGGATGGATTATTTATACCGTCGGGCCGTGGAATGTGAGAAGATGAATGGGGTAGAAAGAATTTATTATCCGGGGGAGATTGAGCTTCTGACGGCgaaagaaagggaaagagAGGGGATTCCGTACGTTCGGGCGGAAATTGAGGCGTTGAATCGCGAGGCGGACTTGGTTGGCGAGTATCATCTCAAAGAATTCGGATAG
- a CDS encoding uncharacterized protein (EggNog:ENOG410PJ8S~COG:S), protein MASFSEDDRNTIKKYPLNHSLDQLQDLLQDTEDSYTPHLISDDGALDGLDEASSGYASTMMAPIKGEK, encoded by the coding sequence ATGGCGAGCTTTTCAGAAGATGATCGGAACACCATCAAAAAATATCCTTTAAACCACTCTCTTGATCAATTACAAGACTTACTTCAAGACACGGAAGACTCCTATACACCACACCTAATTTCTGATGATGGTGCTCTTGATGGCCTTGACGAGGCCTCTTCTGGATATGCATCCACTATGATGGCCCCAATAAAGGGAGAGAAGTAG